One Acropora palmata chromosome 2, jaAcrPala1.3, whole genome shotgun sequence genomic window, CCGTCCTCGATGCTTCATAAAGCAAAACTAAAGTACCATAATGGCGCCGAAGTATCGAAGGAATAGCAAGACATTTAACGGCCAAAACCCAAGTGATTCGAAGAGAAGACATAAGAGGATACTAAAAAATTCCTGGGCGATCATACCTGTTCGGTTAAACTTCTGCTAATCACTCAAACTGCTGCGGAATTTTAGCGATTTACAGACAAGAAATGTAGGAGGACCCGCTCTTTCATTACACAGGAAGTGTCACGCAAACCTATTGTAATCGGCCCCAGGGTTTCTGGACTTTCATCTTTATCATGGTGGCTGGTATACCCTCAACGCTCCTCAACTTATTGGGACgcttattttcactgttgACTTTTTCTTCACCTAACCGTTAAAGTTTAGCAATCTAACAGCTTGAATTCAGCCTGcgagtagtctctaatttcatgcgaaagaaaaagaaaggagagaggacaaaaaaaaggtATGTACTTGCAAATGTTAACGTTTCACTGCTAACATATTCGTCCAAGGTTGGCTGTAAATCTCTAATGAATAGAGGTTGtgtgatttcaaaatgtatATCGGAACGGCCTTCTGCTAAGTATGTCGAAATGACACacttttaagttttgaccAGTTGACCTGAAGTGATCCGCGAGAGCCGATGTGTGATATCTATTACTGATCTTTTGAAAAGTTCAGTTTACCGGTCGAGCAAACATCGTTTTGCTTTTCCTACCTAACAATCGTTACAATGGCAAAAACTAGCTTTGAATACAAAGTTGGATATTTGAGCACAGGACAGTTGGCTGacgtagctcagtcggttaGTGCTGGATGGTCGCCAGTTTGATCCCCGTCATTCGATCgacgtctgtttcgacttttCCTCTGTTTTGTGTAACGGctgtagctttgaatacccgtaaagCAGTGCATTGACGGAAGAAGGGGGGTAAGAGGTGCTACCCTCGTAAAATAAGGACCTTTACCTTTTACCTTAGCACGGGTAAGTGTTAAGTCACAGATATGATATATAGGCCCTCGCGGATCACGTCAGGTCAACTCTCACAACTTAATTAAAAATGGGATCATTTTGACATACTAGCAAAAGGGCGTTCAGGCAAAACAACATTGCAAAATCTAAACGGGAGCAAAGCGCTACAGTATCAATTTGATCGTAGTATTCGCCATCAATGGTTCTTGGTTGTAAACTTGAGTAAAACCTTTAGGGCAGAGCAAGTTATTGTTGGTGGATCAGGAATGGCAAACAAGTTGTCAAGACAGATAATTGGCTTTTGCATAGTCTCATCACGTGCAACATTTGTGAACAAAGAACTTACGTCAAAAGAACACATCACCTTTTTATGATACTTTGTGTTGGCCCAATCAGCGAAGCTGAAAGAGTCTTTGACTTTGAACTGGTTTGTGGATATGGGCTAAAGTAtcttaacaaaaataacacacaaggcggtgataaaTGTTGGATTAGTTGTTCATTACGTCAGACTTCCGGAGTTCCAGAAAGACCCCGTTGCATGTTAGGTtatcttgggaaaaaaaactccCGCCATCTTGTGTGTATGTTGAGTTGTGGACGGAATAAATCCTGGTTTTGAGACCTAAATATTACaataaacattgtgaagcaacgcatttaaaataatttgacttgacgtttcgtatgttgcaacatacatttttaaaagtgtctgttattttttttaaaaaactatAGAATAAATACACTAAAAGCAACTTTTTTTCAGTGGCAAGTACTACGGCCAGATTGATGGTATGGCCGTGGGCTCGTCATTGGATCCAGTCCTAACAAACATTTTTATGCGTGATTTTAAGGAGAAGTGGACCAGGACTAGCAAAAATCGCCCTTCAGGGTGGTTTAGATATATTGATGACATCTTCGCCTTGTTTGACGAAAAGAAATCTGTCTCAATTTTCACAATATCTCTACAGTCGccacaaaaacataaaattcatTCCGAATTTTAAGAGAACGGCGAAATTGCTTTTTTAGATATTCTTGTAAAACGCTGCGCTGACAACGCCTTCATGACTACCATTTACCAGGGTCGGGAAGGGTATTTTCGGGATTCGGGATTTGACCAAAATACGCTGCGGGAATCGCGAAAACGATAAATGTATTGACGGGATCCGGGATTTGTCTGTTCCCCGGGAAGCGGGACTTGTCAAAAATTGGGCGCAGGATACGGGATTTATGTTTGCATGTCTATCGGGAATACCGGAAACCGTCACAAACCTACCGGTTCTAACGcaagcgtgctctgtcaacaataaaggatgcaatcgaagttgaagtcatttgcccCGCTGTTTCAACATTGTCGaccaagcgcatgcgcaattaagAAGACGTAACCATGGTCACCATCGATGGAAAGACGGtaaaagacaattttgtgtgtggcTTATTGTCAGggctaatctttctttcggagaaataactttattctCACCAAGGACTTGTTTACGAGTAATATCCTGTTCGATGTCGCTCAGTATTCGTTGAAAAACCGCATGACTCATTCGCATCATGTCTTTATACTCCGCCGTGTCTTCGATCGCCAATTCCTTCACGAGTTGTTGAAATAGCCCCTTTCATCCCTTCTTCTGAtccattgccttgtctttCCCCTCCTGCGTTTTTTATCCTCATGGttcaaaacttcgaaagctacaaaaactgctaataacgagcgaactttgttgtaaacatacgcgcgagccattgtcatttcaaaatggcaccCTTGCATGTCTCAGGCGTGAAAAGAGCTGGGGCCTGAAACTAATTACCAGGCCACtcgctaagttttgttgaatgaaatgttgaaaccgTTTGCCCATCCCaccgttcaacatcattcaacaaccttcCAACAGCGTTCCacaaaatcgaatggatgttgaagcaaatgttgaagccgtttgctagggccttaagAAGCAATAATCGCTAAATGGTCACCGTTTCCCAAATGTTTGTTTCCAAGTGACATTTTCCGtaccgttgccgtcgttgctgcttaagctccctcaTAGCTTAGGTTGGGAACTGACTTGAAAATCATTTGAGTTCCGCAGTTTAAATGTACTGGCAAATTCATATCAACCGGATCTGGATGGAAAGATATCCTGCCAACTACTAGCTAAAACATAGTGCAAAATTACGCTCCAACAATGCTCGCCAAAGACGACTTGAAGTTGATTATAGTAGCCATATATAAACTCAAGGAAGGGTTACATTGCATTAGCAACgtatggccgtgtagcacttctATTTAAACTAACCTGCGAAGCAAGCCTTTTCGAGTGTGGGGGAGGGGTGTGTTTCGGTTGTGCGAAAAATGTTCTCGCGCCATTGTCTGCTTGGATCGACATCATTTCACGTAGCATGTAgcgttttcagtttttccttgtcaattaattattttctaatTCACGAGGAAAATGCAATGATAAATTGCGCTATTCCCGTGGGAGAAAAGCACTTTCTGTAGCCAATACAATACTATCTCCAAGGCAAGAAATATTGATACGCAGCGTGGCAAGTTTTTTGTAAGCGTCCCCGATTAAAATCGAGCAAGTTTTACCGCTGCTTTTTAACTTAATGATTTTTTAACCAAGTCAAAGATGAGGCCTTTAAACAGAATTTAAGGATGAGATGCAGTTTTTTCGGGGGAGGAAAGTTCATAGAGATCGATTTCAAGAAAACAATCAACTTGATAAAGGACGCTTTCAAACAATGCCCAAGTTTTCGAACAGTGCACTTTACTTGGAGCGCGTGCTGTGAATCTTGAGCTCCCTTGATGCTTCCAGGTGGTTTGAAAGTCTAAGTGAGATGTTCCTTAGAGGAAAGCATAACTAAGTTTGCACATCTGGGCCCAGGTTTTCAAAGCCCGATTTatgctaatcctaggttagcgtaaaatttcaattgctatttatttaccgctaaaggaagatttgccacaaaattgtggcccaataaagttataaattacaaatttcttaaCCCTTGATCTCacgaaaaatcctcctttcacggtataaataacaattaaaatttccactaatccagaaTAGCTTAATCGGGATTTGAACCGGGCTCAGGGTaacattcaaacaaagaaCTGACAAAAGATACTGTTATTTGTGTAAATTAGAATtgacataaattattatttgccgGCACAGAACGGAGAACTGGGCTCTGGTGTAGCCCGCGAGGGATCGCGATTAAGGGCTTTGAAATAGAAAATCCTTAAATAACAATGGCCAGAACAAGTTTTTCCGAGCCTGCAAGAATGAGCACCCACAGCAAACCATTGTTTTAACGAAAACCGCTGGTTAGCAAACCTGTTCAGGTCATTGTTATGAAGGTCTTCCTTTGAAATAGTGACCATTTAATTATGCGTGCCCTTCTACGGCGAGTCTCGCCGCGTGAACTTACTTTGcttattttagttttcactTATTCTGTTAGCCTTTACTTCGTTACCAGCTGTTCTGGTCGTAACACTCCTTAGCTATTTTATGTATGCCTTTGCCTCCAAGTGTTCTTTTGTGTGTTCGGTCGTGAGTGCAGGCAAAAACTTTATAAGAATATACTTAGTAAGCATAttgaggctgaaatttccgaaattCTAAGAATATGTTGGAAATGTTCCTGAGGCTGAAATTTCTTTCAGAACATAATTTGAATGTTGAAgattattctttgtttttttttttgccctaATCATCCTTGCTGGCTCAATTTCCAGCTGAAATTCTTGTTCATTGCTAAGAAGGTCAATAAGGAAAATTAGCATAAggataaaagaataatttactggctgccatttatgaatactgTCTatggaagaattttttttctccgaAGGTGAATTACAGAAACGCGGAAATAAATTCGTGAACTCCTAACTTGAACCTATGCATGACCATCCGGTCTTAGTTTCTTAGTTCGTTTGCTCGAGTCACTAGTTCGTATGCTTGAGTTACTAGTTCGAATACTCGAGAGCCCAAGTCCGTAAATAGAACCAGGTTTTAATATCGGTTAATTTTGACCTCAGTAAAAACTTCAGATGCATTTTTTCGAGCGAGGAAGCtaaataaagaatttattGCTTCATTGAAAACAGAATAAAAAGGTAAgacaaatttgtttctttcaacGAACTGTAGATACCATGATAATCTGACGAAGTGTCTTTGTACGTGGGcctaaatattttataaagaTCATTTATTCGCCATTATTGGTTGATGtacaaattagaaaaaaattccGCTTAATTAAAAGCTAATTCAGCATCTCTGTTGACGACAAGCATGTTAGCAGAGaaggtttttatttttttgcaagcACACTCCTAATGTATTAGTTTTTcctaattgttgttttttttttctcaattaatattttctgaaaaaaaaaaaagaaaaaaaaaagaattgcgAAAAATAGTAACTGGGCTGTCCGAATGTCGTGCGGAACCAGCTACCATCGATCTGACTTCCGCACAGCAATCCAAGTGGAATGGCAAAATGAATCGAACAATTGCTGATGATCAAGCGCAGCAACTAAAAACATCCATTCTCTTAGTTAAagattgctttttattttggtgGACTCGTATAGCAACTACACCTGTGTTGGTTTCCACTGATAAAATGTTCTTCGACTAATCGTTTGCGCTACAACCAAAGATGAACTGTGGAAGTTTTCCGTCTTGATTCCGAAGTTACACCCAGTAACACCACATGGTCGTAAGCTTAGGAGAGACGACTGAGAAAATGATATCATTGTGAAGGCACACAAAAATGCTGGCTAAGAGAGTTGCTGTCATGATTTTTGCTTTCTCTACCGGCAATTCAGACTTTGAGCAGTTAAAATAAGCCCATTTTTGCAGCATTTTCTCTGCCTGTGCATGCTCGAAGTCCGATCGGCGTGTTTCAAGATTAATTATGCACAGGACGACGCAAAATGACTTAGTCTTTGAAATGCATTAAATACAAGAATTCACCATTTAATAATGCACGTAGGTACATGTGGATCATTTAAGCAAACGAGACTTGCTGCTTTCAAACCAGTTTGTCTTGCTTTGATCGACAAACACGCCAGAGACGTAatataacaaagcaaaagtattatttcaaatttaccaCCGTTGTTTTCAGAGTAAGTCAcaccacaatttttttttggcattacACATTTTGAAGTAATTGTTAAagctaaattaattttaaatagaGACCTTTCTACAACTGTATTTTGAGAAACCCACAATAGTATATTGAATTAAAGGACGATCATTGTACCATTTGCCTCTTACTATGAATTCGTTCATGACGTGAAAGCAATATAGAAATAGCAAATCAGACAAGTATTAATCCTAATGTCTGAAGCTTTCCATTCAATAATTACTCAAAGCTAAAAGCATTTCTGTTACATCTCatttaattcaaaataaacTAGCGGCTGTTGACCTCTTAAAAACAAGTCTTTGGACGCATCACTAAAAACCTTGTTTTGAACTTAATAAAAGCAGCTTCTTCTGTTACAAGATTCCCAAACGCAAAACGGAATCGAGTCTCTTCATATTATTTGTTAGTTATAAGAATTTAGGAGATTTTCCAGATGTAAACTCTTTATAGGCTAGTATTTTGGCGAATGTTGCTTTCGTCAAGCGAAAGATGTTACCAGTGGCAATTACCAAGTCTACTTCCCCACGTTTCATCGTTGTCTATTGAAGGGtaataaaaatttacataCTAATCATCCACTCGTAAGGTAGTGAAATCTTatgtttttgctttctaaCGACTTCAAGGAAGCCTGAATTACCGTCAAGAGCCAGGAAATCCGCCCTTTTCACTGAAAAGCCATGTTCAACCGGAATCTTTATTgcctttgttcattttgtacaTACATCCTTGTTTTACTTCCTGAAATTTTAGGTGCCTGCAGACAGCTTTCAAGTTTACATAAATTTCATGATCAGGCCGACTGAATTCTCGAATATTCCAATTCAGAGAAAATTATTCCATGTTAAAGAACAGGAAATGTTGGCGAATCATGGCAGTTTAGACAGATCGTAAATCCGTGATACCTCTTTCAGACTCTCTAAAGAAACTCTTAACTATCTTTTTCCAATGAtgttaaaatcaaattgcGATGTTTGCTTGAAGTTTGCGACCTGTTTAAACAAGCGAATGAAAAATGTACGGGGGTGTGTTTGTTAAACAGTCAAGCACAGATGTGTGATTCCCATGGAGGTTAAATGGAAATCCACAAACTCTTAGGCATGGAAACATATACTTAACTCAATTACAATATAACATGAATCTTTTATTTAAAACCGCTCAACCttttaatggaaaaaaagcaatgataatagttatgaaTTTTCGACAAAGAGAGAAAAGACAGGTTAGAGACATGACGTAACTTGGCTTTTGGTTGGTTTTAAAGTTACTTGTGGGAACAAAAACTACGGAGGACTTTAGATCCTAAAATTATCAATGTTTAGATGAAGCAAAGACTAAAACTCTAACCGCAGCACTCTAAGTTCGAGTTCAACACGAAATAAACTGTTCTGAAAATCCTTGCCTGaaaggaaacatttttttaccGAGCCTAACTTCAGCTCCAATTTAACACTTCCCAGTCTGTTTTGCTTCGAGTACATTatgaaattgaaatgtttcttttcaatctcagCAGTTGATCATCTTGCTTAATTTACTCAGACTTTAGCCTGATTATTTCACCGTAAAGCTCCTCTTAAAGATTAATTCATATTCCATTTGGAGGAAGACAAAATATCCAGCATATCGTGCGCATTTATCCCGTAAATACAACTAGTGTAATAGGCATGATTATTTCGTCGAAATGACCACAGCTTTTAAGCAAAGAATCCATTCATCCCCATGGTTTTAAGTAAGAGTTTTTCATACGCTGTACTAGTTTGTAAAGTTTAGAACTCACCACTAAGGAATCATTTCTTTCTCTGCtgttaaaagttatttttactGAAAAGATGATGAAATTTCAACAAACTAAGGCGAAAAACCACTTATAAACTAGCAATATTAAATTGTGACCGAAccgaaaaaaataagaatacaCTTGCCGAGCCTGTGATTTTAGGGAGTCTTTTTCCTCACTGAAAGATGTTTTCGCGatgattttttcatttattttttttttgtaaccagCAATAAgtgtaaaagaaaaacgttCAAAAGTCTGACACAACGACACGAATGGGCTAATTCACCAACCCGTCCACTTTGTGTAGAGAAAGTGTCAAAAATCTATCGGATATTTCCTAATTGAAATTTGCTTAACTTAAAGAAATGAACTGCTAAGGCCGAACGTCTTTCTTTATGAACCCCCGGTAATCTTTCTCCAAATAAACAAAGCAGAGTTTTTGTACAGTGTTAATAGGGTAAGAAAGTGATTTGAAGCGAAGGCCGTGCCTTAAATCACATTGGTGACATTTTGAGAATTGCAATTTACTCGTTCAACAATGCAGTATTTTTTGGATTTAATGCTCTAAACTTTAGTGCTTAAGTGAAATTCATTATTTAGTAGATTTCCAAACAGCTTCGACGGGAGATtattaaaatgtaataaagttattttcagGATACCATATGGTGGTTTTTCGTTGAAAATCAGGGGTTTGAAAGCACTGGAACAAAGCCTGTTCAAGGGGTTATTGATCAAAACCGATTCTTTGAAAAGCCACTGTTTGTACTATTCATTATTCAATTCTGATTCTTAAATCCTATAATAATTTGGCACCttttttgattattttctAACACATAGCAAATTCCGGATACATGCTATAGCTGAAACTCCATCATTTAATATTGACTCGTCTTGGGCATCCTTTATTAAAAACCTTTTCTTTCTCAGTTTTTTCTCGCAACACGCAATTTTATATTGTCGCGTTGTGCTTATGTTAAGAGAATATTCCTTCTAATTTTTTAACTTACTCAAGATCCATAATAGTTGTTAGACATCGATAACCGTAAAATTACAGGTCTTCCCTTCATCTATTGGCTTTCAAAATCTTCATTAGcttgttgattttattttttttacgcAGACCTTCCATTGAAGCTAATTTCCAAATTCCCCCGGTTTTTCATTACAATGACTATGTATCGGACAGCTTGTATTTCTTGGCTGCTTACACTTTTAATTAGTTCCAGTtattaattgaaaaatggGGACAATGTGTtctagcaataataattaaattttaagatctatataattggattgcTTGTAAGAATCGGGTCATTTTTCAACCTGGTCGCGAGAAGACCACAGCTCTCTAACCACAGTCTCAAACTCCAGCTACCTTTTGGACCGAAGATGCACGCGTACGACAGCTCTCAGTCGTCCTTCATCAATTCCATGTATCGACCTAACTCTACAATTCAACCTCCAAACGCATCACAAAGCTACGCAAGCTACAAATCGCAAACAGAGTACCCAATGGCTGTAAGATTCGATTCGCATCCCTTACACAGCCTTTCGGCCTACAACTCAGGTTCTTTTTCATTCTACCCGTGCGCTTCAAGTCATCGATATGTACACGATTTAAACTGCGGCTACACTTCCGGTGCGCTCCATAGTGGTAAGATCTCGGTGACTCTTCAAGTTTCAATTTTAACTGAATTGTTCAGATAAGTTTGTTAGCGCAAGTTTATCTGTGCCACCCGCACGATGAGCACATTTCAAAGCGATACCTCTTTCATTCCCGGCCGATGAAGACTGATAAGAGAATGTTTCTAAACCCACGCAGAGGATTAATTATGgtccaaattcatttttcatgataAACCTAAATGAGTATTTCCCTGTAGTTGTAATTTGTTGAAGTTCGATCATTATGGTTGTCTGCAACATCATTTCATATCGCCACAAAACATAGATTCTATTTCATTAGGAAAAATAGTAAGTATATTCAGCAGGCTTCAAAGGCGTGCTCTCACAGCATGGTTTTCGCTCTCTCTGCAGGTTTTGTAGCATGCCGACGACCAAAACGAATACGAACCGCCTTCACACCCACTCAGCTTTTGCATTTGGAAAATGCGTTCGAAAAGAACCATTACATTGTCGGAACGGAGCGCAAACAACTCGCGTCCTTTCTTAATCTCTCCGAGACTCAAATCAAGGTTTGGTTTCAGAACCGGAGAACCAAATGGAAACGCCAACAAGCAGAAGAGAAAGCTGCGGCTCAACCCACGAAAAGTTCCTCTGCTGGGATGAGCATCGTTGAACGCCATAACTTGAACGCTGGTCAAATGTCGAAGGAAGAGAGCGACCACATTGTGTAATTGTGTGTGCATCAGAAGTTTTCCAGAACTTGCGATTTTAAGGACACTAGTGTAGGCTTCCAATCCGAACAGAGAAACGCAGCGTAGAACATCAAACTTCACATGTGCTGCTTTCCAGTCATAAAACCTCCGCCTGAGACACAAGACCAGAACTTATCCTAGATGACATTGACGAAATTAAATACCGAATATCTTAAAGGAAAAGCAGAGTACACAGTATAAAACTGCATTCAggcgacttttcaaatttcctACAAAAAGTATTTCCCTCAGGTTGTAAAATAGAAAAGCTTGTATTCAATGTATCGAGCGAAACACTCagtaaaaaagacaaaagattAAAAGTACTATATTCTGCATGGAATTTGGTTAGACTAGAAAAATGTAGGACAAAAAATGTAGCCTTCAACACCCTGAAAACTGAGACTGAGGGTGGCTGAAAAttgttaataaagttatctgacagaaaataaaaattcggTGTAAGGAACGCTTCATGCAAATTCTTCAGAGAAACGAAACTCGAAATACAGATGCTAAAGAAATTGTAAGAAAAATGGAATGCTTTGCTAAGATATGAAATAAACGATTTTGCACACTGTAATATCATGTGTGGTCAAGATCATCGTCGATATTTCTTCGCGGGAAACCCCTTGTCTAAATGTAAACGCAAAACAAACCCTACAAACtccattcaagaaaaaaaaagaccagaATATTTCATTAGAGTCACGTCATATTCCGACCGAAACATTTGTTAAAGCAAAGTTTAGTAGTACCacaaagaggaagaagaactaactggaaaaaaatacaacttttGGCAGAGGACAAACAAAGTTTAGGTGTGTCGCTGCCTAATTCATGTGTCGTATTTCGGCCAGAAATGAAAGGATAATATCGTTTGTCTCAATACGTTATCTACAAACAAGTTGACCGCAGTGAAATGCACCGGAGCTGACGACGAGAAACCAAGCAGAACGCTTTTAAGCTTAGAAATTCAGTTCACGAGGCCTAAAAGACAGCTCCTGGGTTCTTTTCGATTTGTAATTTCAGGATAATTTAACATTATCTAGGATTTATCTCTCATTTAAGCCTTTTGCCTCCACACAATCGAAATAAAACCGAGTTAATATAGGGcttaatgaaaaatttatgCCCATTAAAGGAACTGGTTTCacagaaacaagaaaactaaATAATCTTTCCAGTCAAAATGACTACGAACGAagaaaaagttcaaatttATCAGATCTAACCCTTTTAAATCATAAGAATTCAATTGAATGaagctttcctttttttctttccacctCATCGTTAGTCTTCTACGGAGCCTTTATTGAAGGTTAGGGATCATAAGTTTTGCGTGGGatactgaaaaaattaaactgcTGTTGGGGCAATTAGTCAAATACCGAGCAATTTAATCCTTCTCCGCGTTTTTTCGcgtttaaattttaaaaccgCCTCAAGAAAAGATGCCATAAAAATGGCTTCCAATATCGTACAGCAAGCTTCCCAAGTGTACGGTCAcgtttatttgatttttgttaCGGCAAAAAGCTTAATACCCAAAAAGCTGAATgagtttattaaaattaattaaattagaCTAACTGTGAAGACAGACACACGCACGCAATTGCAATTaacattttttgcatgaaCATTTGGGAAGTAAATAAAACTAAGGAAATAACGTTTACTGGGTAAATAGTTGCATGGCTAGTCCGGTTAatcttttgtcaaaaaaattaaagtgaaaaataCTGGCAATCCACATTTTTGGCcaagagaaattgaaaaggtacaaattaaattaacacGGCTTAAATAGGATGACTGAACAGAAAGAATGGGAAGGACAACCTGAAATAATTGCTTTTCAAATTGTTATCTTCATGGtgtgtttcttttcaaaatagtcGAAATTTCAAGGCAACTTCTCTCTTAGGCTAATAAACTAAATGGATAGGTAGTGATATGGTTATTTATGAAGAGACGGGGACCAAAGAAGCTCGTTGAACTTAACAATTTTACATCTAGCTGTGTATCAGGACAATAGGTTTTACCCCATTGCAAACAAACCCAAAAGATTACAGAGCCATGCTACCGTAGATCATATCACTTTGTCGTAACGTGCataaaatagaaagaaaaaccGGGAAAACTGCGATCTGGTTGAATGCACTTTTGACGTTTTCAAGAGGTGCCACCGCTATGGATGCAATCAGATTTTTCTCGGACACATCAATCGGTAAACATGAAATCGATAGTTTTAtgacgagaaaaaaaaggctatAATATAATCTCGAGTCTCACACACAATCGCTGTTATATCAGTTGGACAAGGACGAGTCATAACGAAATGGAGTTTTTGAATGAAGCTTCGATTTTATTTCGGCTGCTTCGTTCCTCTCGAGTTCGAAATTTGCTAAAACTTTATAGAAAAGTTAACACATTGCCTAAAGAGAAAACTATTGCTGAgatcaattttgcaaagttgaTATACAACAAATTTTTATGTAACAGTGTACTGATGGTGTTGGTGAATTGGAAAGCGATGAGATATTTTCTCACGAGGGAATTTTTAAGTAACTCCTTCATCATTCTTCCTCTTGGCGGGGGACAGGAGCTAAAATTCCACACCAAAACTAGTAGCCACGCTACTGTTGATCGAATCACTATTCcaatagaaaacaacaaacaagtgcTTTAGCGGAGGTACCTGGGTTATGTGGTAGGAGAATATAGCGATGCAACAATGAAACTCAAGTCTCGATACAACATAtgtgaaactaaaaacacCAAGTGCGAGGCACATATCCTCAACAATAGCACAGCTTCTTACGTTGTCTTGACGACCAAGTAGTTCTCATACAGGATGCTTTGCGGTCTTTTACACATCAACAAAAAGACTCACTGCTATTCAGAACTCGTCTTTAAAAGAGCAACTTTTAATAGGTTATATTTTTAGAATGATACCTAAATAAGTTCTTAAAATGATTTAAGGATCTCGAGGAACTTTGGCGGAACTCGTTGCATAATATCCCTCGATGGAACGAAATTGGGAAAGTTCAATCAAACAAATTTAGAAGAATTTCATTTCACCCTCTTGGACCACGGGCAACATGCGGAACATTGGCAGTCCTTTCATATTTCACATTTGAGCAATTGAGAGTGCTTCTACAGAAAGCTACATTTAATCGGGTTGCAAATTTTCCACCTAGTATAATGATAAAATAACCGGTGCGGCAATCTACTTGCAGTTTTCACCTTTTCGCACAATTAAACGCCTGATCCATTTTAAGATGTgtaaaatttcctttttttttccttccattgAATGCCACCAT contains:
- the LOC141863417 gene encoding homeobox protein EMX1-like, with product MHAYDSSQSSFINSMYRPNSTIQPPNASQSYASYKSQTEYPMAVRFDSHPLHSLSAYNSGSFSFYPCASSHRYVHDLNCGYTSGALHSGFVACRRPKRIRTAFTPTQLLHLENAFEKNHYIVGTERKQLASFLNLSETQIKVWFQNRRTKWKRQQAEEKAAAQPTKSSSAGMSIVERHNLNAGQMSKEESDHIV